In the Gemmatimonadota bacterium genome, one interval contains:
- a CDS encoding 30S ribosomal protein S1, translating to MSELDTTGMSVVEKRKAQKAELRPLANRRPELYDEDEYSSAEYEQMMEMYNGTLASIDEGEIVKSRVLEIRENMVVLDIGFKSEGTIPLEEFKDMPDLKPGDEVEVLLEHLEDQEGSVVLSKKKADFMRVWEKIRVAYETDQPVEGTLVKKIKGGVVVDLMGVDAFLPGSQIALRRVPNIDELLGQKYEFKIIKLNKRRRNIVVSRRVILEAERAGKREKLMKELQKDQVRKGVVKNITDFGAFIDLGGVDGLLHITDMSWGRISHPTEMVHIGDELEVKVLDIDWERERISLGLKQLQPYPWKDVIEKYPVGTRVAGKVVSITNYGAFIELEPGIEGLVHISEMSWTRNVRHPSKIVSIGETIEAVVLKVDPNEEKISLGMKQTEQDPWMVLPLKYPVGTRLSGKVRNLTSFGAFVEIEPGIDGLIHISDMSWTKRVQHPSEVVKKGDTVDVVILNIDAENKRISLGLKQASEDPWLRIGETYPVGTELRGRVVRLMEKGVVVDIGNDIEGFVPLSHLPADKAISSPADVCWEGMNLDLRVVEVDPIHRRIVLTVTAIPEEQPPKPETPSKIHTEDGDVVGEIPAEIPTEE from the coding sequence ATGTCCGAGCTCGACACCACAGGCATGTCGGTCGTGGAGAAGCGCAAGGCCCAGAAGGCTGAGCTGCGTCCGCTGGCCAATCGCCGCCCCGAACTGTACGACGAAGACGAATACTCATCTGCCGAGTACGAGCAGATGATGGAGATGTATAACGGTACGCTCGCGTCGATCGACGAGGGCGAGATCGTGAAGTCGCGCGTGCTTGAGATTCGCGAGAACATGGTCGTCCTGGATATCGGCTTCAAGTCCGAAGGGACGATCCCGCTCGAAGAGTTCAAGGACATGCCCGACCTCAAGCCGGGCGACGAAGTGGAAGTCCTGCTCGAGCACCTCGAAGACCAGGAAGGGTCGGTCGTGCTTTCGAAGAAGAAAGCCGACTTCATGCGCGTCTGGGAGAAGATCCGCGTCGCGTACGAGACCGACCAGCCGGTGGAAGGGACGCTCGTCAAGAAGATCAAGGGTGGCGTGGTCGTCGACCTCATGGGCGTCGACGCCTTCCTCCCGGGTTCGCAGATCGCGCTCCGTCGCGTCCCGAACATCGACGAGCTGCTCGGCCAGAAGTACGAGTTCAAGATCATCAAGCTCAACAAGCGCCGCCGCAACATCGTCGTCTCGCGCCGTGTGATCCTCGAGGCCGAGCGCGCGGGCAAGCGCGAGAAGCTGATGAAGGAGCTCCAGAAGGACCAGGTGCGGAAGGGCGTCGTCAAGAACATCACCGACTTCGGGGCGTTCATCGACCTCGGCGGCGTCGACGGCCTGCTCCACATCACCGACATGTCGTGGGGCCGCATCTCGCACCCGACCGAGATGGTGCACATCGGCGACGAGCTCGAGGTCAAGGTGCTCGACATCGACTGGGAGCGCGAGCGCATCTCGTTAGGCCTCAAGCAGCTGCAGCCGTATCCGTGGAAGGACGTCATCGAGAAGTACCCGGTCGGCACGCGCGTCGCCGGCAAGGTCGTCTCGATCACCAACTACGGCGCCTTCATCGAGCTCGAGCCCGGCATCGAAGGGCTCGTGCACATCAGCGAGATGTCGTGGACCCGCAACGTCCGCCATCCGTCGAAGATCGTCTCCATCGGCGAGACCATCGAGGCCGTGGTCCTCAAGGTCGACCCGAACGAGGAGAAGATCTCGCTCGGCATGAAGCAGACGGAGCAGGATCCGTGGATGGTGCTGCCGCTCAAGTACCCGGTCGGCACGCGCCTCTCCGGCAAGGTCCGCAACCTCACCTCGTTCGGCGCCTTCGTCGAGATCGAGCCCGGCATCGATGGGCTCATCCACATCTCCGACATGTCCTGGACCAAGCGCGTCCAGCACCCGTCGGAAGTCGTGAAGAAGGGTGACACGGTCGACGTCGTGATCCTCAACATCGACGCCGAGAACAAGCGCATCTCGTTAGGCCTCAAGCAGGCCAGCGAGGATCCGTGGCTCCGCATCGGCGAGACCTATCCGGTCGGCACCGAGCTCCGCGGCCGCGTCGTGCGCCTCATGGAGAAGGGCGTCGTCGTCGACATCGGCAACGATATCGAAGGCTTCGTCCCGCTCTCGCACCTCCCGGCCGACAAGGCCATCTCCTCCCCGGCCGACGTCTGCTGGGAAGGGATGAACCTCGACCTGCGCGTGGTCGAAGTCGATCCGATCCACCGTCGCATCGTCCTCACCGTCACGGCCATTCCGGAAGAGCAGCCGCCCAAGCCGGAGACGCCGTCCAAGATCCACACCGAAGACGGCGACGTCGTCGGCGAGATCCCGGCGGAGATTCCGACCGAGGAGTAA
- a CDS encoding acyl-CoA carboxylase subunit beta, with translation MREQLDLLARRRAESEQGGGPARIKAQHDKGKLSARERLDILLDDGSFVEYDRFVTHRSTDFGLDAQRIYGDGVVTGHGRIDGRLVYVFSQDFTVFGGSLSETFAEKICKVMDLAVRNGAPVVGLNDSGGARIQEGVVSLGGYADIFLRNTMASGVVPQISAILGPCAGGAVYSPAITDFVYMVRGSSYMFVTGPNVVKTVTHEDVTMEQLGGADTHAATSGVAHFAHDSELQSLQAIRELFRYIPQNNLADPPRGSARDPRDRRDEALLDVLPGNPHKPYDIHDVIRRVVDDGEFYEVHRDFAANIVCGFAHLGGFSVGIVANQPAVLAGVLDINASVKGARFVRFCDAFNIPIVTFEDVPGFLPGVAQEHGGIIRHGAKLLYAYCEATVPKLTVITRKAYGGAYDVMSSKHIRGDFNVAWPTAEIAVMGPKGAVEILFRKEIAESNDPQKAMDERVAEYTYKFANPYVAASRGFLDDIIDPRDTRPRLIDALETLQGKRDKNPPRKHGNLPL, from the coding sequence ATGCGTGAACAACTCGACCTCCTCGCGCGCCGTCGCGCCGAGTCGGAGCAGGGCGGCGGGCCTGCCCGCATCAAGGCCCAGCACGACAAGGGGAAGCTCTCGGCGCGCGAGCGCCTCGACATCCTGCTCGACGACGGATCGTTCGTCGAGTACGACCGCTTCGTCACCCACCGCTCCACCGACTTCGGCCTCGACGCCCAGCGGATCTATGGCGACGGCGTCGTCACCGGTCACGGGCGCATCGACGGGCGCCTCGTCTACGTCTTCTCCCAGGACTTCACGGTGTTCGGCGGCTCGCTCTCCGAGACCTTCGCCGAGAAGATCTGCAAGGTGATGGACCTCGCGGTGCGCAACGGCGCACCGGTGGTCGGGCTCAACGATTCCGGCGGTGCGCGCATCCAGGAAGGGGTCGTCTCGTTAGGGGGATACGCCGACATCTTCCTGCGCAACACGATGGCGTCGGGCGTCGTCCCTCAGATCTCGGCGATCCTCGGTCCCTGCGCGGGTGGGGCGGTCTACTCGCCGGCGATCACCGACTTCGTGTACATGGTGCGCGGCTCCTCGTACATGTTCGTCACCGGCCCCAATGTCGTGAAGACGGTCACGCACGAGGACGTGACGATGGAGCAGCTCGGCGGCGCCGACACGCACGCCGCCACCTCGGGCGTTGCGCACTTCGCCCATGACTCCGAGCTGCAGTCGCTGCAGGCGATTCGTGAGCTGTTCCGCTACATCCCGCAGAACAACCTCGCCGATCCGCCGCGGGGCAGTGCGCGGGATCCGCGCGACCGTCGCGATGAGGCGCTACTCGACGTCCTCCCCGGGAATCCCCACAAGCCGTACGACATCCACGATGTGATTCGGCGCGTCGTCGACGACGGCGAGTTCTATGAGGTGCATCGGGACTTCGCGGCCAACATCGTGTGCGGCTTCGCGCACCTCGGCGGCTTCAGCGTCGGGATCGTCGCCAACCAGCCGGCGGTCCTGGCCGGGGTGCTCGACATCAACGCCTCGGTAAAGGGCGCGCGCTTCGTCCGCTTCTGCGATGCGTTCAACATCCCGATCGTGACCTTCGAGGACGTCCCCGGCTTCCTCCCCGGCGTCGCGCAGGAACACGGCGGGATCATCCGGCACGGCGCCAAGCTCCTCTACGCCTACTGCGAGGCGACGGTTCCGAAACTCACCGTCATCACCCGCAAGGCCTACGGCGGCGCGTACGACGTGATGAGCTCCAAGCACATTCGCGGCGACTTCAACGTCGCGTGGCCCACCGCCGAAATCGCGGTCATGGGTCCCAAGGGCGCCGTCGAGATCCTCTTCCGGAAGGAAATCGCCGAGTCCAACGATCCGCAGAAGGCGATGGATGAACGCGTGGCCGAGTACACGTACAAGTTCGCCAATCCGTACGTGGCCGCGTCGCGCGGCTTCCTCGACGACATCATCGACCCGCGCGACACGCGCCCCCGCCTGATCGATGCGCTGGAGACCCTACAGGGCAAACGCGACAAGAATCCCCCGCGCAAGCACGGCAACCTCCCCCTGTGA
- a CDS encoding class I SAM-dependent RNA methyltransferase — protein sequence MLQAIAPIESIAAGGAGVARVDGLVVFVPRTAPGDLAEFSYVKKDRLGHGRLRRLEVSSPARVAPRCRHYERDRCGGCQLQHITGEAQRDAKRQVVADAFARIARRPVAVPAVIASPAEWAYRNKLTLTMRRQGEHWTAGMHRWDDVDRVFALEECPITHPRVVAGWHEVMAGQSLLPRAPELRGAVRLAGDSLAFVLEGVSGWPRAHAFAERLPSFSGVRWIDLDGRPHDVIEAPTARPTASFEQVNPAMAERLHADVVALVRGLAPSVVVDAYAGAGDTAVALAGAGVRVTAIELDREAATHAARRLAPPSTAVCARVEDVLALHLPADVVILNPPRGGVDPRVCDALESPPDGARPAAVVYVSCNPATLARDVARLPSYGVAQVQPYDMFPQTAHVETVCLLVPEN from the coding sequence GTGCTGCAGGCCATCGCGCCCATTGAGTCGATTGCGGCTGGCGGCGCCGGCGTCGCCCGGGTCGACGGGCTCGTCGTCTTCGTCCCACGCACCGCCCCGGGCGACCTCGCCGAGTTCTCGTACGTCAAGAAGGACCGGCTGGGGCACGGGCGCCTGCGGCGACTCGAGGTCTCATCGCCGGCCCGCGTCGCCCCGCGATGCCGCCATTACGAGCGCGATCGCTGTGGCGGGTGCCAGCTGCAGCACATCACAGGCGAGGCCCAGCGCGACGCCAAGCGGCAAGTCGTCGCCGACGCCTTCGCGCGTATTGCCCGGCGCCCCGTCGCGGTCCCGGCGGTCATCGCCTCCCCTGCCGAGTGGGCGTACCGCAACAAGCTCACGCTCACCATGCGCCGCCAGGGAGAGCATTGGACCGCCGGGATGCACCGGTGGGACGACGTCGATCGCGTCTTCGCCCTCGAGGAGTGCCCCATCACACATCCCCGGGTGGTTGCTGGCTGGCACGAAGTGATGGCCGGGCAGTCGCTCCTCCCTCGCGCCCCCGAGCTGCGCGGCGCCGTGCGACTCGCCGGCGACTCGCTCGCCTTCGTCCTCGAGGGCGTCTCCGGCTGGCCGCGGGCGCACGCATTCGCCGAGCGCCTGCCGTCGTTCTCGGGGGTGCGGTGGATCGATCTCGACGGTCGTCCCCACGACGTGATCGAGGCGCCGACGGCACGCCCCACGGCGTCGTTCGAGCAGGTGAACCCGGCCATGGCCGAGCGACTGCACGCCGACGTTGTGGCGCTCGTGCGTGGGCTCGCCCCGTCGGTGGTGGTCGATGCGTATGCCGGGGCGGGGGACACGGCGGTCGCGCTGGCGGGCGCTGGGGTGCGGGTCACGGCGATCGAGCTCGACCGGGAGGCGGCCACGCATGCGGCGCGGCGCCTGGCCCCCCCGTCGACCGCCGTGTGCGCCCGCGTCGAGGATGTGCTCGCGTTGCACCTGCCGGCGGACGTGGTCATTCTCAATCCGCCGCGGGGGGGCGTCGACCCGCGCGTGTGCGACGCCCTCGAGTCACCCCCCGACGGTGCGCGACCCGCCGCGGTCGTCTACGTCAGCTGCAATCCCGCGACGCTGGCCCGCGACGTTGCGCGCCTGCCGTCGTATGGCGTGGCGCAGGTGCAACCGTATGACATGTTTCCCCAGACGGCGCACGTCGAAACCGTGTGCCTCCTCGTCCCGGAGAACTGA
- a CDS encoding acetyl-CoA carboxylase biotin carboxyl carrier protein subunit produces the protein MKYIVDVNGERLEVELDADGVRVEGEHVRAHLADVSGTPIHLVTIGNEQHRVAARRGEARGEYVLWMDGYRYTVEALDERMRTIRDLTNASAAVGGPRPLVAPMPGLIVRVTAVVGDSVDAGQGLVVMEAMKMENELRTTTAGVVKTVHVQPGVAVEKGALLIEFV, from the coding sequence GTGAAGTACATCGTCGACGTGAATGGCGAACGCCTCGAGGTGGAGCTCGACGCCGACGGGGTGCGCGTCGAAGGCGAACACGTGCGGGCACACCTCGCCGACGTGAGCGGGACGCCGATTCATCTCGTCACCATCGGCAACGAACAGCATCGCGTCGCGGCGCGACGGGGCGAGGCGCGGGGAGAGTACGTGCTGTGGATGGACGGGTACCGCTACACGGTCGAGGCGCTCGACGAGCGCATGCGCACCATCCGTGACCTCACGAACGCCAGCGCCGCGGTCGGCGGCCCCCGGCCCCTCGTTGCCCCCATGCCTGGGCTCATCGTGCGCGTCACCGCGGTCGTCGGCGATTCGGTCGACGCGGGGCAAGGGCTCGTCGTGATGGAAGCGATGAAAATGGAGAACGAGCTACGAACGACGACTGCAGGAGTCGTGAAAACGGTCCACGTTCAGCCCGGGGTGGCTGTCGAGAAGGGCGCCCTGCTTATAGAGTTCGTGTAG
- a CDS encoding TonB-dependent receptor plug domain-containing protein, whose amino-acid sequence MQQISRWRRRLYVALAGVVSLTSAVSAQQAGTGSVSGVITDRESNLPIEGARIVVTGTTLETQSNVRGEYRLVGVRPGVVQVGVLRIGFRAGADTVRVAANGTATLNFALAKTVTTLQELVVTGTVGNQERRAQPAQVASVSAAEIKENAVVNNVSDMLQSRAPGIAVNSASGTAGTNRTIRIRGASSISLSNNPIIFIDGVRFNEGTVNLGLNGQLTDRLNDLNPDDIENIEVVKGPAAATLYGADASAGVIQIITKKGRAGSSSFQQTVRAEYGQVDLNWAPPANYGNCTAALVAATSANPLCRGKAVGALVSDNPLVREGGIRNGSDQLLGWTGRGGGQNYGYFLSVGADRSIGTLPSNDFSRYSWRSNFNWIPNAKVTLEAGVASILSQAILPDNDNNIYGYLGGSMLGSPTTRRDDGVASQNGWFGFNRGVGAIAAIQNQLETRRNILNASATYLPTSWLKSRFTLGGDLLNDEGTRFFPKNSGDELRR is encoded by the coding sequence ATGCAACAAATATCTCGTTGGCGCAGGAGGCTCTACGTCGCGCTGGCTGGCGTCGTGAGCCTGACGAGTGCCGTCTCGGCCCAGCAGGCCGGTACGGGCTCGGTGAGTGGTGTCATCACCGATCGTGAGTCGAATCTCCCGATCGAAGGCGCACGCATCGTCGTCACGGGCACCACGCTCGAGACGCAGAGCAACGTGCGCGGCGAGTATCGCCTCGTCGGCGTGCGCCCGGGTGTGGTGCAGGTCGGTGTCCTTCGCATCGGCTTTCGCGCCGGCGCCGATACGGTGCGCGTGGCCGCGAATGGCACCGCGACGCTGAACTTCGCGCTCGCGAAGACGGTCACGACGCTGCAAGAACTCGTCGTCACCGGCACGGTCGGGAACCAGGAGCGCCGCGCGCAACCCGCGCAGGTGGCGTCTGTCTCCGCGGCCGAAATCAAGGAGAACGCGGTCGTCAACAACGTGAGCGACATGCTCCAGTCGCGCGCGCCCGGGATCGCGGTCAATTCCGCGTCGGGAACCGCCGGGACGAACCGTACGATCCGCATCCGGGGCGCCTCGTCGATCTCGCTGTCGAACAATCCGATCATCTTCATCGACGGCGTGCGATTCAACGAGGGCACGGTGAACCTCGGCCTCAACGGCCAGCTGACCGATCGCCTCAATGACCTCAACCCAGACGACATCGAGAACATCGAGGTCGTGAAGGGACCGGCGGCCGCCACGCTCTATGGCGCCGACGCCTCGGCCGGTGTCATCCAGATCATCACCAAGAAGGGACGCGCCGGCTCGAGCTCGTTCCAGCAGACGGTGCGGGCCGAGTACGGCCAGGTGGACCTCAACTGGGCTCCGCCGGCCAACTACGGCAACTGCACCGCGGCGCTGGTCGCGGCGACCAGCGCCAATCCGCTCTGTCGCGGCAAGGCGGTCGGGGCGCTCGTGAGCGACAACCCGCTCGTCCGCGAGGGCGGAATCCGGAATGGCTCGGACCAGCTCCTCGGCTGGACGGGACGTGGCGGCGGCCAGAACTACGGTTACTTCCTCTCGGTGGGCGCTGACCGCAGCATCGGTACGCTGCCGAGCAACGACTTCAGCCGCTATTCGTGGCGCTCCAACTTCAACTGGATCCCGAACGCCAAGGTCACGCTCGAAGCCGGCGTCGCGTCGATCCTGTCGCAGGCGATCCTCCCCGACAACGACAACAACATCTACGGGTATCTGGGCGGCTCGATGCTCGGCTCGCCGACGACGCGTCGTGATGATGGCGTCGCCTCGCAGAACGGCTGGTTCGGTTTCAACCGCGGTGTCGGTGCGATCGCGGCGATCCAGAACCAGCTCGAGACGCGCCGCAACATCCTCAACGCGTCCGCCACCTATCTCCCCACGTCGTGGCTCAAGAGCCGCTTCACGCTGGGTGGTGACCTCCTGAACGACGAAGGGACCCGCTTCTTCCCGAAGAACTCCGGTGACGAACTACGGCGGTGA
- a CDS encoding TonB-dependent receptor, protein MTNYGGDLNLGNNTQTRIGIQRFTIDWINDANKSFGSENQLQVNASAGFQAIATRTDNVGATGQGFVTNSANVITNASTTSANQQRSDVRQYGWLSQVQLGFRDRIFLQAGARLDDFSAFGQATDAILLPKVGLSWVVSEEKWFPQTSLLSSFRFRTAYGTTGRAPGAGAALQTLQAAPYASQVGTAIATEAGAVPLNPGNKLLKPERGVEYEVGFDASLLSDRARVEFTYFHKTSLDLILQPQLSPSLGFQANPFKNIGEVLNSGIEVGITADMLRMKNFQWETRVNFNTLNNELVDLGEVAPFGTLNRFTEGFQMGSFVSKRIKNINTATKVVTVADTFEVVGNALPTFELSWSNTFTLFRNFRVATLIDTKQDFYIYNLTDYFRETQLVRSNRRLDPTVLPEIERLRRYGNPTAGQPAFVQLNGTGTTVDQARDGFLQAGDFVRFRELGVTYNVPPRLLTKFFGTRTASIGFAMQNIALWTDYEGADPEVVSNPTEAFGVGRTDFLTLPNPKRALLRLNLSF, encoded by the coding sequence GTGACGAACTACGGCGGTGACCTCAACCTGGGGAACAACACCCAGACCCGCATCGGGATCCAGCGTTTCACGATCGACTGGATCAACGACGCCAACAAGTCGTTCGGCAGCGAGAACCAGCTCCAGGTGAACGCATCGGCCGGCTTCCAGGCCATCGCCACCCGCACCGACAACGTCGGCGCGACGGGGCAGGGCTTCGTCACCAACTCGGCCAACGTCATCACCAACGCCTCGACCACGTCGGCGAACCAGCAGCGGAGTGACGTGCGCCAGTACGGCTGGCTGTCGCAGGTGCAGTTAGGCTTCCGCGATCGCATCTTCTTGCAGGCGGGCGCTCGACTCGACGACTTCTCGGCGTTCGGTCAGGCGACCGATGCCATCCTGCTCCCCAAGGTCGGGCTGTCGTGGGTCGTGTCCGAAGAGAAGTGGTTCCCGCAGACGAGCCTCCTGTCGTCGTTCCGCTTCCGCACGGCTTACGGCACCACGGGCCGTGCGCCTGGCGCGGGCGCAGCCTTGCAGACGCTGCAGGCGGCACCGTACGCCTCGCAGGTTGGAACCGCGATCGCCACCGAGGCTGGCGCCGTGCCGCTCAACCCGGGCAACAAGCTTCTCAAGCCCGAGCGCGGAGTGGAGTACGAAGTGGGCTTCGACGCGTCGCTCCTAAGCGATCGTGCGCGCGTGGAGTTCACCTATTTCCATAAGACGTCGCTTGACCTGATCCTGCAGCCGCAGCTCTCGCCCTCGCTCGGCTTCCAGGCCAATCCGTTCAAGAACATCGGCGAGGTGCTCAACAGCGGCATCGAAGTCGGCATCACGGCCGACATGCTCCGCATGAAGAACTTCCAGTGGGAAACGCGTGTGAACTTCAACACGCTCAACAACGAGCTGGTCGACCTGGGCGAAGTGGCGCCGTTCGGGACGCTGAACCGGTTCACCGAAGGGTTCCAGATGGGATCGTTCGTGTCCAAGCGCATCAAGAACATCAACACGGCGACCAAGGTCGTGACGGTGGCCGACACGTTCGAGGTCGTCGGGAACGCGTTGCCGACGTTCGAGTTGTCGTGGAGCAACACCTTCACGCTCTTCCGCAACTTCCGCGTCGCGACGCTGATCGACACCAAGCAGGACTTCTACATCTACAACCTCACGGACTACTTCCGCGAGACGCAGCTGGTGCGATCGAACCGTCGCCTCGACCCCACGGTCCTGCCGGAGATCGAACGCCTGCGCCGCTACGGCAACCCGACCGCTGGCCAGCCGGCGTTCGTCCAGCTCAACGGCACGGGAACGACCGTCGACCAGGCGCGTGATGGCTTCCTGCAGGCCGGCGACTTCGTGCGTTTCCGCGAGTTAGGCGTCACGTACAATGTGCCGCCTCGCCTGCTCACCAAGTTCTTCGGCACGCGCACGGCGTCCATCGGCTTCGCGATGCAGAACATCGCGCTGTGGACCGACTACGAAGGGGCCGACCCCGAGGTCGTCTCGAACCCGACCGAGGCGTTCGGCGTGGGGCGTACGGACTTCCTGACGCTGCCCAATCCCAAGCGTGCGCTCCTCCGTCTCAATCTCTCCTTCTAA
- the rplM gene encoding 50S ribosomal protein L13 has translation MKTFSATPKDIDRQWFIVDADGMVLGRLASEIAKILRGKHKPIYTPHMDTGDNVIVINASKVKVTGRKAEQKQYFRHTGYMGHEKYTPFSKMIATHPERVIEKAVHGMLPKSALARQVLRLKLRVYADANHPHVAQKPTALTFNSKSE, from the coding sequence ATGAAGACTTTTTCCGCGACTCCCAAGGACATCGACCGGCAGTGGTTCATCGTCGATGCCGACGGCATGGTGCTTGGGCGTCTCGCCTCCGAGATCGCGAAGATCCTTCGCGGGAAGCACAAGCCGATCTACACGCCGCACATGGACACCGGTGACAACGTGATTGTCATCAACGCGTCCAAGGTGAAGGTGACGGGGCGCAAGGCCGAGCAGAAGCAGTACTTCCGTCACACCGGCTACATGGGTCACGAGAAGTACACGCCGTTCAGCAAGATGATCGCGACCCATCCGGAGCGCGTCATCGAGAAGGCGGTGCACGGCATGCTCCCCAAGTCGGCGCTGGCGCGCCAGGTGCTGCGCCTCAAGCTCCGTGTGTACGCTGATGCGAACCACCCGCACGTCGCGCAGAAGCCGACGGCGTTGACCTTCAACAGCAAGAGTGAGTAG
- the rpsI gene encoding 30S ribosomal protein S9: MAENAQIHAVGRRKEAVCRVYVKPGSGKWDINGRTLGDYFPRPTLVSSIQQPFTATDMLGRFDVKAHVEGGGQTGQAGALRLAVARALVEMDESHRRKLRDLGLLTRDARAVERKKPGRPGARKRFQFSKR, from the coding sequence ATGGCTGAGAACGCGCAGATTCACGCCGTCGGCCGCCGCAAGGAAGCGGTCTGCCGTGTGTACGTGAAGCCCGGCTCGGGCAAGTGGGACATCAACGGTCGCACGTTAGGCGACTACTTCCCGCGTCCGACGCTGGTGTCGTCCATCCAGCAGCCGTTCACGGCGACCGACATGCTCGGCCGCTTTGACGTCAAGGCGCACGTGGAAGGTGGTGGTCAGACGGGACAGGCCGGGGCGCTCCGCCTCGCCGTGGCCCGCGCGCTCGTCGAAATGGACGAGTCGCACCGCCGCAAGCTCCGTGACCTGGGCCTGCTCACGCGCGATGCCCGCGCGGTCGAGCGCAAGAAGCCGGGTCGCCCTGGCGCCCGCAAGCGCTTCCAGTTCTCCAAGCGCTAG
- the rpsB gene encoding 30S ribosomal protein S2, with protein sequence MSSPTLEQLLEAGVHFGHQTRRWNPKMRRFIFAERNGIHIIDLQKTLRQIELAQKLVRDVILRGDNVLFVCTKRQLSAIVKGEAERCGAMHVTERWLGGLLTNFQTVKKQTRRLKELEAGSEAGGDFENYTKKEQLLLTRQRDKLSKNLSGIKNMARVPGLIFIVDSKKERIAVSEANKLGIPMVAICDTNSDPDQITVPIAGNDDAIRSVELITRMIAETIAEARREAPVRSQEEDAEESTYSSDRGLEPAAAPGSEEERRRRRRPRRRRAKPEAIAARLKTGEAGAEGGDAGEAADAGEAGGDDAAE encoded by the coding sequence ATGTCCTCCCCGACCCTCGAACAGCTGCTTGAAGCCGGCGTCCACTTCGGCCACCAGACCCGTCGGTGGAACCCGAAGATGCGCCGGTTCATCTTTGCCGAGCGCAACGGCATCCACATCATCGACCTGCAGAAGACCCTTCGGCAGATCGAACTCGCGCAGAAGCTCGTGCGTGATGTGATCCTTCGCGGCGACAACGTCCTCTTCGTCTGCACCAAGCGCCAGCTCTCCGCCATCGTCAAGGGCGAGGCCGAACGTTGCGGCGCGATGCACGTCACCGAGCGCTGGCTCGGCGGCCTCCTGACCAACTTCCAGACGGTCAAGAAGCAGACGCGTCGACTCAAGGAGCTCGAGGCAGGGTCCGAGGCCGGCGGCGACTTCGAGAACTATACCAAGAAGGAACAGCTCCTCCTCACGCGTCAGCGCGACAAGCTCTCGAAGAACCTGTCGGGCATCAAGAACATGGCGCGCGTCCCGGGGCTCATCTTCATCGTCGACTCCAAGAAGGAGCGCATCGCGGTCTCCGAAGCCAACAAGCTCGGGATCCCGATGGTCGCCATCTGCGATACCAACTCCGATCCCGACCAGATCACGGTCCCGATCGCCGGCAATGACGACGCCATTCGTTCGGTCGAGCTGATCACGCGCATGATCGCCGAGACGATCGCCGAAGCGCGTCGTGAAGCCCCGGTTCGCTCGCAGGAAGAGGACGCCGAGGAGAGCACCTACAGTTCCGATCGCGGTCTCGAGCCGGCCGCCGCGCCGGGAAGCGAGGAGGAGCGCCGCCGCCGCCGCCGTCCGCGGCGCCGTCGCGCCAAGCCCGAAGCGATCGCCGCCCGCCTCAAGACCGGCGAAGCCGGCGCTGAGGGTGGTGACGCCGGAGAGGCCGCAGATGCCGGCGAGGCTGGCGGAGACGACGCGGCAGAGTAG